The following proteins are encoded in a genomic region of Arcobacter cloacae:
- a CDS encoding LysR family transcriptional regulator, with amino-acid sequence MDSNLLRVFVEVAKEQSISKAATNLNFAQSNVTSRIKQLEKSINTILFHRVPKGVVLSKEGEKLYPYAIEIVKKIEQANNEMKNINQQEHLIIGSTESNASTRIVPFLLELHNDFPLMSLELITNTTREITKKVLDYKVDIAFITGEPKNEELMILNKIDETIVLVKPKNEIAADVFLSFKDGCAYNEFGLNYLKENFDKEYKNLQFGNYEIILGCVKAGMGISILPLSIVKKLKYEKDLEIKKLPKSIANLPTTIVCRKDYLPRIKEYLENFKF; translated from the coding sequence ATGGATTCAAATTTATTAAGAGTTTTTGTTGAAGTAGCAAAAGAACAAAGTATTTCAAAAGCTGCAACAAATCTAAATTTTGCTCAATCAAACGTAACTTCAAGAATAAAACAATTAGAAAAATCAATTAATACTATATTATTTCATAGAGTTCCAAAAGGTGTTGTTTTAAGTAAAGAGGGAGAAAAACTCTATCCATACGCAATAGAAATTGTAAAAAAAATAGAACAAGCCAATAATGAAATGAAAAATATCAATCAACAAGAACATTTAATTATTGGTTCAACAGAATCAAATGCAAGTACAAGAATTGTTCCTTTTTTATTAGAATTACATAATGATTTTCCTTTGATGAGTTTAGAATTAATCACTAATACAACAAGAGAAATAACAAAAAAAGTCCTTGATTACAAAGTTGATATTGCATTTATAACGGGTGAACCAAAAAATGAAGAATTAATGATTTTAAATAAAATAGATGAAACAATAGTTTTAGTTAAACCAAAAAACGAAATAGCAGCTGATGTTTTTTTATCTTTTAAAGATGGTTGTGCATATAATGAATTTGGATTAAATTATTTAAAAGAAAACTTTGATAAAGAGTATAAAAATCTACAATTTGGAAACTATGAGATTATTTTAGGTTGCGTGAAAGCTGGTATGGGAATAAGTATTCTTCCTCTTAGTATTGTAAAAAAACTAAAATATGAAAAAGATTTGGAGATTAAAAAACTTCCAAAAAGTATTGCAAACCTTCCTACAACTATAGTTTGTAGAAAAGATTATCTTCCTAGAATAAAAGAGTATTTAGAAAACTTTAAATTCTAG
- a CDS encoding globin → MDYKISKTNFGEKPDFEYPKPAFLEELGEEGLKKLFSDFYDLVVESDIGNFFPQDEEELEKIKAHNVKFFIEACGGEKHYSNAVGHFDMLKTHKQFSITEKARREWLGCMEEVLKKVDISADAKQSFWNFLETFSKHTVNVDERQELEDLVIKKG, encoded by the coding sequence ATGGACTATAAAATTAGTAAAACAAATTTTGGAGAAAAACCAGATTTTGAATACCCAAAACCAGCTTTTCTTGAAGAATTAGGTGAAGAGGGTTTAAAAAAACTTTTTAGTGATTTTTATGATTTAGTAGTTGAAAGTGATATAGGAAATTTTTTTCCTCAAGATGAAGAAGAGTTAGAAAAAATAAAAGCTCATAATGTAAAGTTTTTTATTGAAGCTTGTGGTGGAGAAAAACATTATTCAAATGCAGTTGGTCATTTTGATATGTTAAAAACTCACAAACAATTTTCAATAACAGAAAAAGCTAGACGAGAATGGCTTGGATGTATGGAAGAAGTTTTAAAAAAAGTTGATATTTCAGCTGATGCAAAACAGAGTTTTTGGAATTTTTTGGAAACTTTTTCAAAACATACAGTAAATGTCGATGAAAGACAAGAATTAGAAGATTTAGTAATAAAAAAAGGATAA
- a CDS encoding enoyl-ACP reductase yields MSNNMQGKTLVISGGTKGIGKECVYKFASNGVNVAFTYNSNGEIAEEICKDVESKFGVKCKAYPFNILEPEKYAELFEEIDKDFDRVDFFISNAMIYGRAVVGGYGKFMKLKPRGLNNIYTATVNAFVCGAQQAAKRMQKIGGGAIVSLSSTGNLVYIENYAGHGTNKAAVEAMVRYAANELGEFNIRVNAVSGGPIDTDALKAFTNYEEVKAKTAEYSPLNRIGQPEDLAQSCYFLCTSEASWITGHTLIVDGGTTFR; encoded by the coding sequence ATGAGTAATAATATGCAAGGTAAAACTTTAGTAATTTCAGGTGGAACAAAAGGAATTGGTAAAGAGTGTGTTTATAAATTTGCAAGCAATGGCGTGAATGTAGCATTTACTTACAACTCTAATGGTGAAATTGCAGAAGAAATTTGTAAAGATGTTGAATCTAAATTTGGGGTTAAATGTAAAGCTTATCCATTTAATATTTTAGAACCTGAAAAATATGCTGAGTTATTTGAAGAAATAGATAAAGATTTTGATAGAGTTGATTTCTTTATTTCAAATGCAATGATTTATGGACGAGCTGTTGTTGGTGGTTATGGTAAATTTATGAAATTAAAACCAAGAGGTTTAAATAATATCTATACAGCAACTGTAAATGCTTTTGTTTGTGGAGCGCAACAAGCTGCAAAAAGAATGCAAAAAATTGGTGGTGGAGCTATAGTTTCTTTATCATCAACTGGAAATTTAGTTTATATAGAAAATTATGCAGGTCATGGAACAAACAAAGCAGCTGTTGAAGCAATGGTTAGATATGCTGCAAATGAACTTGGTGAATTTAATATTAGAGTAAACGCAGTTTCTGGTGGTCCTATTGATACAGATGCATTAAAAGCATTTACAAACTATGAAGAAGTAAAAGCAAAAACAGCAGAATACTCTCCATTAAACAGAATTGGTCAACCAGAAGATTTAGCACAATCATGTTATTTCTTATGTACAAGTGAAGCCTCTTGGATTACAGGTCATACTTTAATAGTTGATGGTGGGACAACTTTTAGATAA
- a CDS encoding ABC transporter ATP-binding protein gives MKDFFKQYIPYYKNYKLQFFYSLIGIILVAASTSGTAYAIQPLLDDIFINKDQDMLYLMPFIIIALYTAKGFGRYIQAYYISFIGQDITRIVRDKLFSHVLTLDMDFFQKRHGGELVSRIVNDINRIQSAVSNSVAEFLRETLTIIGLIGLVIYHSPELAFYGLVVLPLAIYPLSKLAKRMKKLSFKSQESNSDITSSLSESFNNIEIIKANSTEKIEATKFSVHNMIFFKYNMKAIKTNELTSPLMEIIGAIAFATVIIVGGEKVISGEMTTGTFSSFIAALFMLYTPIKKISSLYNKMQDAIAANERINDIMAKEATILSGNELLPENINKISFSNVELKYEDFTALTDINLEAKKGEIVALVGDSGGGKSSLINLIVRFYDTTKGDILLNDKSIRNIDIKSLRENISIVTQRVYIFNDTIAANIAYGYEIDEIRVIEVLKQAHAYDFVMAMKKGIHTVLDEFGTNLSGGQRQRIAIARALYKNPKILILDEATSALDNKSESIISEVIQEVSQDKITFIIAHRLSTIKNASKIAVFKSGKILSIGTEQELLNSCSEYQRLYNSANI, from the coding sequence ATGAAAGATTTTTTTAAACAGTATATACCTTATTATAAAAACTATAAATTACAATTTTTTTACTCACTTATTGGAATAATTTTAGTAGCTGCTTCAACATCTGGAACAGCTTATGCAATACAACCTTTACTTGATGATATTTTCATAAATAAAGACCAAGATATGCTTTATTTGATGCCTTTTATTATCATTGCCTTATATACAGCTAAGGGTTTTGGAAGATATATACAAGCTTATTACATCTCTTTTATTGGACAAGATATTACAAGAATTGTAAGGGATAAACTATTTTCTCATGTTTTAACACTAGATATGGATTTTTTTCAAAAAAGACATGGTGGAGAACTTGTAAGTAGAATAGTAAATGATATAAACAGAATTCAAAGTGCTGTTTCAAATAGTGTTGCTGAATTTTTAAGAGAAACTTTAACTATTATTGGATTAATAGGACTTGTAATTTATCATTCACCAGAACTTGCATTTTATGGATTAGTTGTTTTACCACTTGCCATTTATCCATTATCTAAACTTGCAAAAAGAATGAAAAAATTATCTTTTAAATCTCAAGAGAGTAACTCAGATATTACTTCAAGTTTAAGTGAATCTTTTAATAATATTGAAATAATTAAAGCTAATTCTACCGAAAAGATTGAGGCTACAAAATTCTCAGTACATAATATGATATTTTTCAAATACAATATGAAAGCTATAAAAACAAATGAATTAACTTCGCCTTTAATGGAAATTATAGGTGCTATTGCTTTTGCAACAGTTATTATTGTTGGTGGTGAAAAAGTGATATCAGGAGAGATGACAACTGGAACTTTTAGTTCATTTATAGCAGCTTTATTTATGCTTTATACTCCTATTAAAAAAATATCTTCTTTATACAATAAAATGCAAGATGCAATTGCTGCAAATGAAAGAATAAATGACATAATGGCTAAAGAAGCAACTATTTTAAGTGGAAATGAGTTGTTACCAGAAAATATAAATAAGATTAGCTTTAGTAATGTAGAACTAAAATACGAAGATTTTACAGCTTTAACAGATATAAATTTAGAAGCAAAAAAAGGCGAAATCGTTGCTTTGGTTGGTGATAGTGGTGGTGGAAAATCATCTTTAATAAATTTAATTGTTAGATTTTACGATACTACAAAAGGTGATATTTTATTAAATGATAAGTCAATAAGAAATATTGATATAAAATCATTAAGAGAAAATATTTCTATTGTTACTCAAAGAGTATATATTTTCAACGATACAATTGCTGCTAATATTGCTTATGGTTATGAAATAGATGAAATAAGAGTTATTGAAGTTTTAAAACAAGCCCATGCTTATGATTTTGTTATGGCTATGAAAAAAGGAATTCATACAGTCCTAGATGAATTTGGAACAAATCTAAGTGGAGGACAAAGACAAAGAATAGCTATTGCTAGAGCTTTATATAAAAATCCAAAAATTTTAATTTTAGATGAAGCAACATCTGCACTTGATAATAAAAGTGAGTCAATTATTAGTGAAGTTATTCAAGAAGTAAGCCAAGACAAAATAACATTTATAATTGCTCATAGATTGAGTACAATAAAAAATGCATCTAAAATTGCCGTATTTAAAAGTGGAAAAATTTTATCTATAGGAACAGAACAGGAGTTATTAAACTCGTGTTCTGAGTATCAAAGACTTTATAATTCAGCTAATATTTGA
- a CDS encoding YggS family pyridoxal phosphate-dependent enzyme, which produces MNKETATKNLDNLITKVEGARLRISEHHIVKIIGISKYSTSQDIKTLYEAGQRAFGENKVQDLKTKSEELEELPIEWHFVGTLQKNKINNLIDLNPTLIHSLDSLDLAIELNKKLEAKNKKLSALLQINSAYEESKSGVLPEVAVEVYKQILELCPNIILKGVMSIGAHVEDEKIIKESFKTTKKIYDELVPFGAKYCSMGMSSDFELAIACGSNMIRVGSTLFK; this is translated from the coding sequence ATGAATAAAGAAACAGCTACAAAAAATTTAGATAATCTTATCACAAAAGTTGAAGGTGCAAGGCTTAGAATTTCTGAGCATCATATAGTTAAAATTATTGGTATTTCAAAATACTCTACAAGCCAAGATATTAAAACACTTTATGAAGCTGGTCAAAGAGCTTTTGGAGAAAATAAAGTTCAAGATTTAAAAACCAAAAGTGAAGAATTAGAAGAGTTACCAATAGAGTGGCATTTTGTAGGCACTTTACAAAAAAATAAAATAAATAATCTAATAGATTTAAATCCTACTTTGATTCATTCTTTAGACTCACTTGATTTAGCAATTGAATTAAATAAAAAGCTTGAAGCTAAAAACAAAAAACTATCTGCCCTACTTCAAATAAATTCAGCTTATGAAGAGAGTAAATCAGGAGTTCTTCCTGAAGTTGCAGTTGAAGTTTATAAACAAATATTAGAACTTTGTCCAAATATAATTCTAAAAGGTGTAATGAGTATTGGTGCTCATGTTGAAGATGAAAAAATCATCAAAGAGTCTTTTAAAACAACAAAAAAAATATATGATGAGTTAGTTCCTTTTGGAGCAAAATATTGTTCTATGGGAATGAGTTCTGATTTTGAACTTGCAATTGCCTGTGGATCAAATATGATTAGAGTTGGTTCTACTTTATTTAAATAG
- the dapA gene encoding 4-hydroxy-tetrahydrodipicolinate synthase: MDIITGSMTALITPFKNGKVDLQKYESLIKRQIEQGIDAVVPVGTTGESATLSHNEHKECIEVAVAVCKGSGVKVIAGAGSNATHEACDIAKHAQDVGADGLLSVTPYYNKPTQEGLYQHYKAIANSVEIPVMLYNVPGRTGVDLSAETTIRLFDDVKNIYAIKEATGSLERAISLISQRKDLIVISGDDSVDFPMLASGAKGIISVTANILPNLKSLLVKSVANNDFNTAKKINEDLYELNSVLFCESNPIPIKAAMYLTGLLDTLEYRLPLTAPSNETMKKLEKTLEKYEVIK, translated from the coding sequence ATGGATATTATTACCGGTTCAATGACCGCACTTATTACACCATTTAAAAATGGAAAAGTAGATTTACAAAAATATGAGTCTTTAATAAAAAGACAAATAGAGCAAGGAATAGATGCTGTTGTACCTGTTGGAACAACAGGAGAAAGTGCAACATTATCACACAATGAACATAAAGAGTGTATAGAAGTTGCCGTTGCTGTTTGTAAAGGAAGTGGTGTAAAGGTTATTGCGGGAGCTGGTTCAAATGCTACACATGAAGCATGTGATATTGCAAAACATGCTCAAGATGTAGGAGCTGATGGGCTTTTATCTGTTACGCCATATTATAATAAACCAACTCAAGAAGGTTTATATCAACACTACAAAGCAATAGCAAATTCTGTTGAAATTCCAGTTATGCTATATAATGTTCCTGGTAGAACAGGTGTTGATTTAAGTGCAGAAACAACTATTAGATTATTTGATGATGTTAAAAATATTTATGCTATTAAAGAAGCAACTGGAAGTTTGGAAAGAGCCATTTCTTTAATATCACAAAGAAAAGATTTAATAGTGATTTCAGGAGATGACTCTGTTGATTTTCCAATGTTAGCAAGTGGTGCAAAAGGTATTATTTCTGTAACTGCAAATATTTTGCCTAATTTAAAATCGTTATTAGTTAAAAGTGTTGCTAACAATGACTTTAATACAGCAAAAAAAATAAATGAAGATTTATATGAGTTAAATTCTGTACTATTTTGTGAAAGTAATCCTATTCCAATTAAAGCTGCAATGTATTTAACTGGATTATTAGATACTTTAGAATACAGACTTCCTTTAACTGCTCCAAGTAATGAAACGATGAAAAAATTAGAAAAAACTTTAGAAAAATATGAGGTAATAAAATAA
- the pgsA gene encoding CDP-diacylglycerol--glycerol-3-phosphate 3-phosphatidyltransferase, whose product MSKALNLPNILALFRIALAPLMLWFFIDRSNPIFESWHPSWFDYFAGLIFVIASVTDFFDGFIARNWDQMTKLGGILDPLADKMLVLAGFLGLMVIDRASVWAVFLILSREFFITGLRVVAVSEGKDVASTMAGKIKTVVQMIAIGFLTMNWPFATEILWLAVILTIYSGYEYTRDYFKN is encoded by the coding sequence ATGTCAAAGGCACTAAATCTTCCAAATATATTAGCACTTTTTAGAATAGCATTAGCTCCGCTGATGCTATGGTTTTTTATAGATAGATCTAATCCTATTTTTGAATCTTGGCATCCATCATGGTTTGATTATTTTGCAGGACTTATTTTTGTTATTGCATCTGTTACAGATTTCTTTGATGGCTTTATTGCAAGAAATTGGGATCAGATGACCAAACTAGGAGGAATTCTTGATCCATTAGCTGATAAAATGCTGGTACTTGCAGGTTTTTTAGGACTTATGGTTATAGATAGAGCTTCTGTGTGGGCTGTTTTTCTAATACTTTCAAGAGAATTTTTTATAACAGGTCTTAGAGTTGTAGCTGTATCTGAGGGTAAAGATGTAGCATCAACAATGGCTGGGAAAATCAAAACCGTAGTACAAATGATAGCAATAGGTTTTTTAACAATGAATTGGCCATTTGCAACTGAAATTTTATGGTTAGCGGTTATTTTAACGATATATTCAGGATATGAATATACAAGAGATTATTTCAAAAATTAA
- a CDS encoding quinone-dependent dihydroorotate dehydrogenase, whose product MFNYNTLKKILFSFEPETAHHIGEFGLKLLGNCKIAKSYMEKKNYISNPKLTQEIFGVKFENPVGLAAGFDKNATMIKAMKSLGFGFTEIGTMTPMPQDGNPKPRMFRYPEQKSVQNAMGFNNLGAHTVLKNLKKVYPFSIPIGANIGKNKTTPEEFALSDYKTLIKKFEAFSDYLIINISSPNTPNLRDLQNEKFITELFVMAKELTNKPILLKIAPDMEANVAIDLCKSAINAGADGIIATNTTIDYSLVPNCQNFGGLSGACLTEKSGSLFKEIARELFGKTVLISVGGIYNGKEAYERIKNGASLVQAYSGLVFEGPSMVRKINEEILELLAKDGFENIQQAIGANLK is encoded by the coding sequence TTGTTTAATTACAATACACTAAAAAAAATCTTGTTTAGTTTTGAACCTGAAACAGCACATCACATAGGAGAATTTGGGTTAAAATTATTAGGAAATTGCAAAATTGCAAAATCTTATATGGAAAAGAAAAACTATATTTCAAATCCAAAATTAACTCAAGAGATTTTTGGTGTAAAATTTGAGAATCCAGTTGGATTAGCAGCTGGTTTTGATAAGAATGCAACAATGATTAAAGCTATGAAATCTTTAGGATTTGGGTTTACAGAAATTGGAACAATGACTCCAATGCCACAAGATGGAAATCCAAAACCAAGAATGTTTAGATATCCAGAACAAAAATCAGTTCAAAATGCAATGGGATTTAATAATCTTGGAGCTCATACAGTTTTAAAAAACTTAAAAAAAGTTTACCCTTTTTCTATTCCAATTGGTGCAAATATTGGTAAAAACAAAACAACACCTGAAGAGTTTGCATTAAGTGATTATAAAACTTTAATCAAAAAATTTGAAGCTTTTAGTGACTATTTAATAATAAATATTTCAAGTCCAAATACACCAAATTTAAGAGATTTACAAAATGAAAAGTTTATTACTGAACTTTTTGTTATGGCAAAAGAGCTTACAAATAAGCCAATATTACTAAAAATTGCTCCTGATATGGAAGCAAATGTTGCTATTGATTTATGTAAAAGTGCTATAAATGCAGGTGCTGATGGAATTATTGCTACAAATACTACTATTGATTATAGTTTAGTCCCAAATTGCCAAAATTTTGGAGGATTAAGTGGAGCTTGTTTGACTGAAAAATCTGGAAGTTTATTTAAAGAGATTGCTCGTGAACTATTTGGAAAAACTGTTTTAATTTCAGTAGGTGGAATTTATAATGGTAAAGAAGCTTATGAAAGAATTAAAAATGGAGCTAGTTTAGTTCAAGCCTATTCAGGACTTGTTTTTGAAGGTCCATCAATGGTTAGAAAAATAAATGAAGAGATTTTAGAACTTTTAGCAAAAGATGGTTTTGAAAATATACAACAAGCTATTGGAGCTAACTTAAAATAA
- a CDS encoding M16 family metallopeptidase: MNSMNLNKLLKIFAIHFSILIMISGESMASNLPKYYTKTLENGLQIVAIPMKNGSNVISTDIFYKVGSRNEIMGKSGIAHMLEHLNFKSTKNLKAGEFDEIVKGFGGVNNASTSFDYTHYYIKSSSKNMDKSLELFADLMENLTLKDEEFQPERDVVAEERRWRTDNNPMGYLQFRLFNNAYIYHPYHWTPIGFSSDIQNWTIEDIKDFHSTYYQPKNAIVVVAGDIDEKEIFNSVEKHFKNIKNTKDIPSKVHMIEPKQDGEKRVVINKESAVQMLAITYHIPNFEHEDQVALSALSELLSSGKSSILQKKLIDEKRLVNTIYAYNMELKDPGLFMFIAVANEGIDAKEIEKEILDTIARIKDGEISQKDIDKIKINTKADFIFSLESSSEVASLYGSYLVRDNIQPLLNYEKNVEKLTKEDLVNVAKKYLVKNNSTTVILKEEEK, encoded by the coding sequence ATGAATAGTATGAACTTAAATAAATTATTAAAAATATTTGCTATTCACTTTTCAATATTAATAATGATTTCAGGAGAATCAATGGCAAGTAATTTACCAAAATATTATACAAAAACTTTAGAAAATGGTTTGCAAATAGTTGCTATTCCTATGAAAAATGGCTCAAATGTTATCTCTACTGATATTTTTTATAAAGTTGGAAGTAGAAATGAAATTATGGGTAAAAGTGGAATTGCTCATATGTTAGAACATTTAAATTTTAAATCAACAAAAAATTTAAAAGCTGGAGAGTTTGATGAGATTGTAAAAGGTTTTGGAGGTGTTAATAATGCTTCAACATCTTTTGATTACACACATTATTATATAAAATCTAGTTCTAAAAACATGGATAAATCATTGGAACTATTTGCTGATTTAATGGAAAATCTTACACTTAAAGATGAAGAGTTTCAACCAGAACGTGACGTTGTAGCTGAAGAGAGACGTTGGAGAACAGATAATAATCCAATGGGATATTTACAATTTAGATTATTTAATAATGCATATATCTACCATCCATATCATTGGACACCAATAGGATTTTCAAGTGATATTCAAAATTGGACAATTGAAGATATAAAAGATTTTCATAGTACATACTATCAACCAAAAAATGCAATTGTAGTAGTTGCAGGAGATATTGATGAGAAAGAAATTTTCAATTCTGTTGAAAAACATTTTAAAAATATTAAAAATACAAAAGATATTCCTTCAAAAGTTCATATGATAGAACCAAAACAAGATGGGGAAAAAAGAGTAGTAATAAATAAAGAATCAGCTGTTCAAATGCTTGCAATTACTTACCATATTCCAAATTTTGAACATGAAGACCAAGTAGCACTTAGTGCGTTAAGTGAACTTTTAAGCAGTGGGAAAAGTTCAATTTTACAAAAAAAACTTATTGATGAAAAAAGATTAGTAAATACAATTTATGCCTATAATATGGAACTTAAAGATCCTGGATTGTTTATGTTTATTGCTGTTGCTAATGAAGGAATTGATGCTAAAGAGATAGAAAAAGAAATTTTAGATACAATTGCGCGAATAAAAGATGGTGAGATTTCTCAAAAAGATATTGATAAAATAAAAATCAACACGAAAGCTGATTTTATTTTCTCATTAGAAAGCTCAAGTGAAGTTGCATCTTTATATGGTTCTTACTTGGTAAGAGATAATATTCAACCTCTTTTAAACTATGAAAAAAATGTAGAGAAGTTAACAAAAGAAGATTTAGTTAATGTGGCTAAAAAGTATTTAGTAAAAAACAACTCTACTACTGTTATTCTTAAAGAAGAAGAGAAATAA
- a CDS encoding tautomerase family protein, giving the protein MPVINIKMTHEDGGATKEQKEELSKGITELFAKIFGRGASSAVVIIEELNTDNYAIGGKTITQIRNEVKK; this is encoded by the coding sequence ATGCCTGTAATAAATATAAAAATGACCCATGAAGATGGTGGAGCTACAAAAGAGCAAAAAGAAGAACTATCAAAGGGAATAACAGAACTTTTTGCAAAAATATTTGGTCGAGGTGCTTCTAGTGCAGTTGTGATTATTGAAGAATTAAATACAGATAATTATGCAATAGGTGGCAAAACTATAACTCAAATAAGAAATGAAGTAAAAAAATAA
- the rseP gene encoding RIP metalloprotease RseP: MGTITFLLVLSFLVFFHELGHFLAARYFGVKVHVFSIGFGKRLFAKEWMGTTWQFALIPLGGYVQMKGQDDRNPSLKEDGNDSYNTKKPWQRIIILFAGPFANFLLAAILYFTIALMGATTWAAQVGSVQENSPAFHAGIKANDEILRINDTDIKSWDEIGKIITQTDGALKFFIKRDNEIITKIINPHISDSENMFKEKIKKRMIGISPSGKVITLELSFSQSLVYAYEKTVFASTMIFQGVQKLIQGIVPSSEIGGVITIGKVISDASESSIIALLAITALISVNLGVLNLLPIPALDGGHIMFNLYEMITRRKPSDQVFMFLTIMGWVILGSLMLLGIYNDINRIFLNN, from the coding sequence TTGGGTACTATTACTTTTTTACTTGTTTTATCATTTTTAGTTTTTTTTCATGAATTAGGACACTTTTTAGCTGCTCGTTATTTTGGTGTAAAAGTTCATGTATTTTCAATTGGTTTTGGTAAACGATTATTTGCAAAAGAGTGGATGGGTACAACTTGGCAGTTTGCTTTAATTCCACTTGGTGGATATGTGCAAATGAAAGGTCAAGATGACAGAAATCCATCTTTAAAAGAAGATGGGAATGATTCATATAATACAAAAAAACCTTGGCAGAGAATAATTATATTATTTGCAGGTCCTTTTGCTAACTTTTTATTAGCTGCTATTTTATATTTTACAATCGCTTTAATGGGTGCAACTACTTGGGCTGCTCAAGTTGGAAGTGTTCAAGAAAATTCTCCTGCTTTTCATGCTGGAATAAAAGCAAATGATGAAATCTTAAGAATAAATGATACAGATATAAAATCTTGGGATGAAATAGGAAAAATCATAACTCAAACAGATGGTGCTTTAAAATTTTTTATTAAAAGAGATAATGAAATTATTACAAAAATAATAAATCCTCATATTTCAGATAGTGAAAATATGTTTAAAGAAAAAATCAAAAAAAGAATGATTGGTATTTCACCTTCTGGAAAAGTAATAACTTTAGAATTATCTTTTTCTCAATCATTAGTTTATGCTTATGAAAAAACTGTTTTTGCTTCAACAATGATTTTTCAAGGTGTTCAAAAACTAATTCAAGGGATAGTTCCTAGTTCTGAAATTGGTGGAGTTATAACAATAGGAAAAGTTATTTCAGATGCAAGTGAAAGTTCAATCATAGCTTTACTAGCAATAACGGCTTTAATCTCAGTAAATCTTGGAGTTTTAAATCTTCTTCCAATTCCTGCTCTTGATGGTGGACATATAATGTTTAATTTGTATGAAATGATAACAAGAAGAAAACCAAGCGACCAAGTATTTATGTTTTTAACTATTATGGGATGGGTAATTTTAGGAAGTTTGATGCTTCTTGGAATTTACAATGATATTAATAGAATATTTTTAAATAACTAA